The Rhodospirillaceae bacterium genome has a window encoding:
- the hrcA gene encoding heat-inducible transcriptional repressor HrcA: MERSFSSLISAGTEPLLELNARSREVFRHIVDAYVETGEPIGSRTIARKLDDSLSAATIRNVMSDLELAGLLFAPHTSAGRLPTEAGLRLFVSGLLQVGGLDSDERKQIEAQCASAGKSVQDVLEGASATLSGLSRQAGLVMSPKSEDSLKHIEFVSLGPGRALVVMISESGLVENRVIEVPDGLPPSALIEAGNFLSARLRGQTLTETRGKILTDLEQHRAQLDELTSKLVADGLATWSGDQSSGGSLIIRGQANLLNDVTALEDLERVRHLFEVLETREQMIRLVDLVGEAQGVQIYIGAENELFNLAGCSMVVAPFKNGREQIVGAVGVIGPTRINYARIIPMVDYTAKVVGRLLGQS, from the coding sequence ATGGAACGCAGCTTTTCATCCTTAATCAGTGCTGGAACTGAGCCTCTATTGGAGCTCAACGCCCGCTCGCGAGAAGTCTTTCGGCATATCGTTGATGCTTATGTTGAGACGGGCGAGCCAATTGGATCGCGCACCATCGCGCGAAAGTTGGATGATTCTTTATCCGCGGCCACCATTCGCAACGTCATGTCTGATCTGGAACTGGCGGGTCTCTTGTTTGCGCCCCATACGTCTGCCGGTCGTTTGCCAACGGAAGCAGGTTTAAGGCTATTCGTTTCCGGTCTTTTGCAGGTCGGCGGCCTGGACTCTGATGAGCGCAAGCAAATCGAAGCCCAATGCGCCAGCGCAGGTAAAAGTGTGCAAGATGTCCTGGAAGGCGCCTCGGCTACGTTATCCGGTCTCAGCCGTCAGGCAGGTTTGGTGATGTCGCCGAAATCTGAGGATTCGCTCAAGCATATTGAATTTGTCAGCCTGGGTCCGGGGCGAGCCTTGGTGGTGATGATTTCTGAGTCTGGCCTGGTGGAAAACCGGGTCATTGAAGTGCCCGATGGGTTGCCCCCCTCTGCCCTTATTGAAGCCGGTAATTTCCTGTCGGCGCGTCTTCGCGGTCAAACCCTAACGGAGACCCGTGGTAAAATTCTGACGGATCTAGAACAGCACCGCGCCCAGTTGGATGAACTGACGTCTAAGCTGGTGGCTGACGGATTGGCGACATGGTCCGGTGATCAGTCTTCCGGGGGTTCTCTTATCATTCGGGGACAAGCCAACCTGCTCAACGATGTGACAGCGCTGGAAGATTTGGAACGCGTGCGCCATTTATTTGAGGTGCTGGAGACGCGCGAACAGATGATCCGCCTGGTCGATCTGGTCGGCGAGGCGCAAGGCGTCCAGATTTACATTGGGGCAGAGAATGAACTGTTTAATCTTGCCGGGTGTTCAATGGTGGTTGCACCCTTTAAGAACGGCAGGGAACAGATCGTTGGTGCGGTGGGGGTCATAGGGCCGACACGCATCAATTACGCACGCATCATTCCGATGGTGGATTACACGGCTAAGGTGGTCGGTCGTCTCCTCGGACAATCCTAA
- the rph gene encoding ribonuclease PH, giving the protein MRPSGRSPSDLRQVTFELGFAKHAEGSCLVKFGDTHVLCAASVETQVPGWMRGSGKGWITAEYGMLPRATNTRMDREAAKGRQSGRTQEIQRLIGRALRSVVKMDGFGEVQVRVDCDVIQADGGTRTASITGAYLALHQAFTRMIDLGVMIEMPFTEPVAAISCGLYQGTPVLDLDYAEDSKAQADANFVLTGSGKIVEIQGTAEEHPFTAAEFQNLLDLAQTGCADLVKMQQAALDAITVQV; this is encoded by the coding sequence ATGCGCCCTTCTGGCCGCTCACCTTCAGACCTGAGACAGGTCACTTTTGAATTAGGTTTTGCCAAACATGCTGAAGGGTCTTGCTTGGTGAAGTTTGGCGATACACACGTGTTGTGCGCGGCCAGCGTTGAAACACAAGTGCCCGGCTGGATGCGGGGCAGCGGAAAAGGCTGGATCACCGCTGAGTATGGCATGCTGCCCCGGGCCACGAACACGCGCATGGACCGGGAAGCCGCCAAAGGCCGTCAATCGGGTCGCACGCAGGAAATTCAGCGTTTGATTGGCCGGGCGCTTCGGTCTGTCGTTAAAATGGATGGCTTTGGCGAGGTCCAGGTGCGGGTTGATTGTGACGTAATCCAAGCCGACGGCGGCACGCGAACAGCCTCGATCACCGGCGCTTATCTGGCGCTGCACCAAGCTTTTACGCGCATGATTGATCTAGGCGTGATGATCGAGATGCCCTTCACGGAACCTGTGGCCGCCATATCCTGCGGTTTATATCAGGGAACACCTGTGCTGGATTTGGATTATGCCGAGGACTCAAAGGCGCAGGCCGACGCTAATTTTGTGCTGACAGGATCCGGTAAGATCGTTGAGATTCAGGGCACCGCAGAAGAACATCCCTTTACGGCCGCTGAGTTTCAAAACCTGTTGGACTTGGCCCAAACCGGCTGCGCCGATCTTGTGAAGATGCAGCAAGCCGCGCTTGACGCTATTACGGTTCAGGTTTGA
- a CDS encoding nucleotide exchange factor GrpE, which translates to MSDTNDNAQNPTSEEGRPQQNEAAFETTPAAAAPTAAEVAAEEFAAEAASNAGQAEDAPPTPEERIAQLEAALADAHRNRLLALAEAENAGKRADRRISDNAKYATSNICKAILQVADNLERALLAAPEELRVGNDVVKNLAVGVEMTGKELATVLESQNVKKFVSLNQPFDANLHQAMQEVERTDVPSGTVVQVVQDGYMMADRLLRPAMVVVSKGGPKRAAPEDAAADNNAGVDKSV; encoded by the coding sequence ATGTCTGATACCAACGATAACGCTCAAAACCCAACGTCAGAGGAAGGCCGACCGCAACAGAACGAAGCGGCTTTTGAGACGACGCCCGCGGCAGCTGCGCCTACTGCCGCCGAAGTTGCTGCAGAAGAGTTTGCTGCAGAAGCTGCTTCAAATGCTGGCCAGGCTGAAGATGCGCCACCGACACCGGAAGAGCGTATTGCGCAATTGGAAGCGGCCTTGGCCGATGCACACCGCAATCGCTTGCTGGCCCTTGCCGAGGCTGAAAATGCAGGCAAACGCGCTGACAGACGTATTTCAGACAATGCCAAATATGCAACGTCGAACATTTGTAAGGCGATCCTGCAAGTTGCTGACAATCTCGAGCGCGCCTTGTTGGCCGCCCCCGAAGAGTTGCGCGTCGGCAATGACGTTGTGAAAAACCTCGCTGTGGGGGTGGAGATGACCGGCAAGGAACTGGCGACCGTTTTGGAATCACAAAATGTCAAAAAGTTTGTCTCTCTGAACCAGCCGTTTGACGCCAACCTTCATCAAGCCATGCAGGAGGTTGAGCGCACAGATGTGCCGTCCGGCACGGTCGTGCAAGTGGTCCAGGACGGCTACATGATGGCGGATCGCCTGTTGCGCCCGGCCATGGTTGTGGTTTCAAAAGGGGGCCCAAAGCGCGCCGCCCCTGAGGATGCTGCTGCGGATAACAACGCAGGCGTTGATAAATCGGTCTAA
- a CDS encoding PQQ-dependent sugar dehydrogenase, with product MWNRLGYFLAIGVLFGTNSVTAQELFEQEPGTVISIDINALPQPYSPPSPANPPRTLPKPARALPTTLPGFSVNAFASSLKDARNLKVAPDGTVFLSEPRIGQITLLRDTDNDGRADVVTAFADGFRNPHGIAIGNGFILIGDLNGVWRLPYAEGDTKASVDPVQVTKRGALGDPGGHSTRNVVLHPDGSRFYVAIGSRGNIAEEPEPRATIQEFQIDGSVQRTFASGLRNPVGMAFYPGSSDLYTVVNERDGLHDELVPEYMTRVIDGGFYGWPYSYMGSNPQPNFADKRPDLVEATIVPDTLFRSHSAPIGLVFYTGTQFPAEYQGGAFVTLRGSWNAAQPRGYNVVYVPVEDGVSQNQYTVFASGLWAKGEDRAEVWGRPTGITMTPEGSLLFADDVSQTVWRVTYDGAAP from the coding sequence ATGTGGAATAGGCTCGGTTATTTTTTGGCAATCGGAGTTCTGTTTGGTACAAATTCTGTAACGGCTCAGGAGTTGTTTGAGCAGGAACCCGGAACCGTTATTTCGATTGATATCAACGCGCTGCCTCAACCCTATTCACCCCCAAGCCCCGCTAACCCACCACGGACGCTTCCGAAACCGGCCCGTGCCCTGCCGACCACGCTGCCTGGTTTCAGCGTCAACGCTTTTGCCTCTAGCCTCAAAGATGCGCGCAACCTTAAAGTGGCTCCCGATGGCACGGTGTTTCTCAGCGAACCCAGAATTGGCCAGATCACACTGTTGCGGGATACCGACAACGATGGCCGCGCTGATGTTGTGACGGCTTTTGCGGACGGCTTTAGAAACCCCCACGGTATTGCGATCGGCAACGGCTTTATTTTGATCGGTGATCTCAATGGCGTTTGGCGGCTGCCCTATGCTGAGGGCGACACCAAAGCATCGGTTGACCCTGTGCAGGTTACCAAACGCGGCGCGCTAGGAGATCCTGGCGGGCATTCCACGCGAAACGTGGTTCTGCACCCCGACGGGTCGCGCTTTTATGTGGCGATCGGCAGTCGTGGTAATATTGCAGAAGAGCCCGAGCCTCGCGCTACCATCCAAGAGTTCCAGATCGACGGGTCAGTGCAGCGCACCTTTGCCAGTGGGCTACGCAATCCGGTTGGTATGGCTTTCTATCCCGGCAGTTCGGATCTCTATACTGTTGTCAATGAGCGCGATGGTCTCCACGACGAGTTGGTGCCTGAGTATATGACCCGTGTGATCGACGGCGGTTTTTACGGCTGGCCTTACAGTTACATGGGGTCAAACCCTCAGCCCAACTTTGCGGATAAGCGGCCGGACTTGGTTGAAGCCACCATCGTTCCGGACACGCTGTTCCGGTCGCATTCTGCCCCCATTGGGTTGGTGTTTTACACCGGCACTCAGTTTCCGGCTGAATATCAGGGCGGTGCCTTCGTGACCCTTCGCGGGTCGTGGAATGCTGCTCAGCCGCGCGGCTATAACGTTGTGTATGTGCCTGTCGAAGACGGAGTCAGTCAAAATCAATACACGGTGTTTGCCTCCGGTCTTTGGGCCAAAGGTGAGGACAGAGCGGAGGTTTGGGGACGGCCAAC
- a CDS encoding sorbosone dehydrogenase: MQITRGRVVIGFIATLGLIAPVTAEPLDQTVGQILRVDLNSLAEPNPEYEGRPREMNFSRPRERTPEDKPIVPEGFRVALYAEGLVHARNMAVAPNGDVFIAEPRANRITVLRDSDQDGVADEIFTYIDNLNMPHGIAFIQDAVLIADKVGVRKYPYSADGTVTPSSSQLLTPLGALGDPETRFHWSRNVAVHPDGSRFYVGVGSASNLDEDPEPYATIQEFPMSGGPGRTFASGIRVPTEVKFYPGTEDLYTVVNERDRQGNELVPDYFTRVPDGAFFGWPYSYMGSNPQPGFADRRPDLVAAAIAPDVPFLSHSAAIDLEFYTGAQFPEAYRGGAFVTLHGSWNASQPRGYSLVYVPFSDGKPIGEYQVFAVGFWNGDAENSQVWGRPAGVVMLSDGSVLLSDDVGQTVWRITYVE, encoded by the coding sequence ATGCAGATCACACGTGGGCGCGTGGTTATCGGGTTTATCGCAACGTTGGGGTTGATTGCCCCAGTTACGGCTGAGCCACTTGATCAGACGGTTGGCCAAATCTTAAGGGTCGACCTTAATAGCCTTGCTGAACCGAATCCCGAGTATGAGGGCCGTCCGCGCGAAATGAATTTTTCGCGCCCGCGCGAGCGCACTCCTGAAGACAAGCCCATTGTGCCGGAAGGATTTCGCGTCGCCCTGTATGCAGAAGGGTTGGTGCATGCCAGAAATATGGCGGTCGCGCCCAACGGCGATGTCTTTATTGCTGAGCCGCGGGCAAATCGCATTACCGTTCTGAGAGATTCCGATCAAGATGGGGTCGCAGATGAAATCTTCACGTATATTGATAACCTCAACATGCCCCATGGCATTGCGTTCATTCAGGACGCGGTCTTAATTGCCGATAAGGTTGGCGTTCGCAAATACCCCTACAGCGCAGACGGAACCGTCACCCCGTCCTCTAGCCAATTACTCACGCCGTTGGGCGCGCTGGGCGATCCCGAGACACGTTTTCACTGGTCCCGCAATGTAGCCGTGCATCCAGATGGAAGCCGTTTTTACGTCGGTGTCGGGTCTGCCAGCAATCTTGATGAAGACCCGGAGCCCTACGCCACCATTCAGGAATTCCCTATGAGCGGCGGGCCGGGCCGGACATTTGCATCTGGGATTCGTGTTCCGACCGAAGTCAAATTTTATCCGGGAACGGAAGACCTTTATACTGTTGTCAACGAGCGTGACCGGCAGGGCAATGAATTGGTGCCGGATTACTTTACGCGGGTGCCAGATGGTGCGTTCTTCGGCTGGCCGTACAGTTATATGGGCTCTAACCCGCAACCGGGTTTTGCCGACCGGCGCCCGGATTTGGTGGCCGCAGCGATTGCACCGGACGTGCCTTTTCTCTCCCATTCAGCGGCAATTGATCTTGAGTTCTATACCGGCGCACAGTTTCCTGAGGCCTATCGCGGCGGCGCTTTTGTAACCCTGCACGGATCGTGGAATGCGAGCCAGCCGCGCGGCTACTCGCTGGTGTATGTGCCGTTCAGTGACGGAAAACCAATTGGTGAGTACCAGGTTTTTGCGGTTGGTTTTTGGAATGGCGACGCTGAAAACAGCCAGGTCTGGGGCCGCCCCGCCGGTGTAGTGATGCTGTCCGATGGCAGTGTGTTGTTATCCGATGATGTGGGCCAGACGGTGTGGAGAATCACCTATGTGGAATAG